From one Triticum urartu cultivar G1812 chromosome 3, Tu2.1, whole genome shotgun sequence genomic stretch:
- the LOC125546210 gene encoding syntaxin-61 — protein MSSAQDPFYIVREEIQGSIGKLQTTFHRWEQVSSNTGEYVHITKELLTSCESIEWQVDELEKTISVASRDPAYYGLDEVELSRRRNWTGSARNQIGTVKRAVEKGKSNPAMARHQDNGTSRTNYYSSQDNDDYIASESDRQLLLMRQQDDELDELSASVQRIGGVGLTIHEELSGQERILNNLSLEMETTSNRLDFVQKRVAMVMKKAGIKGQIMLILFLVVLFIILFVLVFLT, from the exons ATTGGTAAGCTGCAGACTACTTTCCATCGGTGGGAGCAAGTTTCTTCAAACACTGGAGAATATGTTCATATAACAAAAGAGCTTCTCACCAGCTGTGAAAGCATCGAGTGGCAG GTGGATGAGTTAGAAAAGACAATTTCAGTTGCATCAAGGGATCCAGCGTATTATGGACTCGATGAAGTTGAACTCTCCAGACGACGGAACTGGACTGGCTCTGCTCGTAATCAG ATCGGTACTGTCAAAAGAGCTGTTGAAAAGGGGAAGAGCAATCCTGCAATGGCAAGACATCAGGACAATGGCACAAGCAGAACTAACTACTATTCTTCCCAAGACAATGATGACTATATTGCTTCAGAATCAGATAGACAGCTTCTACTCATGAG GCAGCAGGATGATGAACTCGATGAGCTCAGTGCGAGCGTTCAGAGGATTGGAGGTGTAGGGCTTACCATACATGAAGAACTATCTGGACAG GAAAGGATCCTCAACAACCTAAGCCTGGAGATGGAAACTACTTCCAACAGGCTCGACTTTGTGCAGAAACGAGTGGCGATGGTGATGAAGAAGGCCGGCATCAAGGGGCAGATCATGCTCATCCTCTTCCTGGTGGTCCTATTCATCATACTCTTCGTTCTAGTGTTCTTGACATAG